From a region of the Bradyrhizobium diazoefficiens genome:
- a CDS encoding MFS transporter, with product MVDVLAAPQQGKADSALRTLTGISIAHWVSHFHLLVLPMLFPFLKAQLGVGYIELGFALTVFAVVSGLTQAPTGYLVDHFGARRILLIGLALGGFALILLALHLSYVSLIACAVLLGLANSVYHPADYAILAAHMDEARMGRAFSIHTFAGFLGGAVAPAIVAALVTLSGGVGALIASGAIGVSVALLLLIMNIPDTGASRTRLGDANAPKQAVITPALIVLTALFMLLSLSVAGINNFGVVALMSGYGTSYSAANVMLTAFLGASAAGVLAGGFLADHTERHGYVAAACFAANAAIVLLIALVTLPGWILTAAMAAAGFLSGVIAPSRDMLVRNAAPPGAAGRAFGIVSTGFNLGGIVSPLLFGWIMDQSAPHWVFGASVIFMVATVVLSPFTEGKRQGKAATQP from the coding sequence ATGGTCGACGTTCTTGCGGCACCGCAGCAAGGCAAGGCGGACAGCGCGCTACGCACGCTGACCGGAATCTCGATCGCGCATTGGGTCAGCCATTTCCATCTGCTGGTCCTGCCGATGCTGTTCCCGTTCCTCAAGGCTCAGCTCGGCGTCGGCTATATCGAGCTCGGCTTCGCGCTCACGGTGTTCGCGGTGGTGTCCGGGCTGACGCAGGCGCCGACCGGCTATCTCGTCGATCATTTCGGGGCGCGCAGGATTTTGCTGATCGGCCTTGCGCTCGGCGGCTTCGCCCTGATCCTGCTCGCCCTGCACCTCAGCTACGTCTCGCTGATCGCCTGCGCCGTGCTGCTGGGCCTCGCCAACAGCGTCTATCACCCCGCCGACTACGCGATCCTGGCCGCGCACATGGACGAAGCGCGAATGGGCCGCGCCTTCTCGATCCACACCTTTGCCGGTTTTCTCGGCGGAGCGGTGGCGCCGGCAATCGTGGCTGCGCTCGTCACGCTCTCCGGTGGCGTCGGCGCGCTGATTGCGTCCGGCGCGATCGGCGTCTCGGTGGCGCTGCTGCTGCTCATCATGAACATTCCCGACACCGGCGCCAGCAGGACAAGGCTGGGCGACGCGAATGCGCCGAAGCAGGCTGTCATCACCCCGGCACTGATCGTGCTGACGGCGCTGTTCATGCTGCTCAGCCTGTCGGTCGCCGGTATCAACAATTTCGGCGTCGTCGCGCTGATGAGCGGCTACGGGACGTCCTACTCGGCAGCCAACGTGATGCTGACGGCATTCCTCGGCGCCAGCGCCGCCGGCGTGCTGGCTGGCGGCTTCCTCGCCGACCACACCGAACGCCACGGCTATGTCGCGGCGGCCTGCTTTGCCGCGAACGCGGCGATCGTGCTGCTGATCGCGCTGGTGACGCTGCCCGGCTGGATCCTGACCGCAGCAATGGCGGCGGCGGGCTTCCTCTCCGGCGTCATCGCTCCCTCGCGCGACATGCTGGTGCGCAATGCAGCACCTCCCGGCGCGGCCGGGCGTGCCTTCGGCATCGTCTCCACCGGCTTCAATCTCGGCGGCATCGTCAGCCCGCTGCTGTTCGGCTGGATCATGGACCAAAGCGCGCCGCACTGGGTATTCGGCGCGTCCGTGATCTTCATGGTGGCGACGGTGGTGCTGTCGCCGTTCACGGAAGGGAAGCGGCAAGGCAAGGCCGCCACGCAACCCTGA
- a CDS encoding amidohydrolase family protein: MSTPDLVIRGGTVADGSGGELFEADVAITGGKISELGKVASKGHEEIDARGKLVTPGFVDVHTHYDGQVTWSQDMTPSSQNGVTTAIMGNCGVGFAPCKPDDHTRLIQLMEGVEDIPEPVLSAGIPWAWESFPDYMNWLAKRDFDIDVGAQLPHAALRVYVMGERGARRDPSTAEDNAAMAKLAGEAVRAGALGFSTSRTLNHRTSTGDFTPTLKAGEDELTAIAGAMHAEGRSVLQFVLDLSTIHEDLPMMLRVADVTKCPISFSITQNDKAPNRWRQTLDEINAAARRGLSITAQIAARPVGLLLGLELSRNPFQTHPSYKAIAHLPLKERLARLHQPEVRKAILSETATATDDPLFFRPNYDKMFLLGDPPDYEQPPENALGPQARKQGRQPEDLAYDAMLSDEGRGMLYVPFLNYSDGNLDATREMLIDPQSVPGLSDGGAHCGIICDASFPTYLLTHWTRDRTRGEKLSIPFVVAAQSRKTALSVGLTDRGLIAPGYKADLNLIDYDRLHLHPPKVHYDLPVGGRRLLQDVDGYEATIVSGVVTRRHGEATGRRPGKLIRGAQAVN; this comes from the coding sequence ATGAGCACCCCTGATCTCGTGATCCGCGGCGGCACCGTCGCGGACGGAAGCGGCGGCGAGTTGTTCGAGGCCGACGTCGCCATCACCGGCGGCAAGATCAGCGAACTCGGCAAGGTTGCATCGAAGGGACACGAAGAGATCGACGCACGCGGAAAACTGGTGACGCCGGGTTTCGTCGACGTGCACACCCATTACGATGGCCAGGTCACCTGGAGCCAGGACATGACGCCGTCATCGCAAAACGGCGTCACCACGGCGATCATGGGCAATTGCGGTGTCGGCTTTGCGCCGTGCAAACCCGATGACCACACCCGCCTGATCCAGTTGATGGAAGGCGTCGAGGACATTCCGGAGCCGGTGCTGAGCGCCGGCATTCCCTGGGCGTGGGAGAGCTTTCCGGATTACATGAACTGGCTGGCGAAGCGCGATTTCGACATCGATGTGGGCGCGCAACTGCCCCATGCAGCGCTGCGCGTCTACGTCATGGGCGAGCGCGGCGCACGTCGCGATCCCTCGACTGCCGAGGACAATGCGGCGATGGCGAAGCTTGCGGGCGAAGCGGTGCGCGCGGGCGCCCTCGGCTTCTCGACCTCGCGCACGCTCAACCACCGCACCTCGACCGGCGATTTCACGCCGACCTTGAAGGCCGGCGAGGACGAGCTCACCGCGATTGCCGGCGCGATGCATGCTGAGGGCCGCAGCGTGCTGCAATTCGTGCTCGATCTCTCCACAATCCACGAAGATTTGCCGATGATGCTGCGGGTCGCCGACGTGACGAAGTGCCCGATCTCGTTCTCGATCACGCAGAACGACAAGGCGCCAAACCGCTGGCGCCAGACACTGGATGAGATCAACGCGGCAGCCAGGCGTGGCCTCTCCATCACCGCGCAGATCGCGGCGCGCCCTGTCGGCCTGCTGCTCGGGTTGGAGCTGTCGCGCAATCCATTCCAGACCCATCCGAGCTACAAGGCAATCGCGCATCTGCCGCTGAAGGAGCGGCTGGCACGGCTGCATCAGCCGGAGGTGCGCAAGGCCATCCTGAGCGAGACGGCGACCGCCACCGACGATCCGCTGTTCTTCCGCCCCAACTACGACAAGATGTTTCTGCTCGGCGATCCCCCGGATTACGAGCAGCCGCCGGAGAATGCGCTGGGGCCGCAGGCGCGCAAGCAGGGGCGTCAGCCGGAAGACCTCGCCTATGATGCGATGCTGTCGGACGAGGGTCGCGGCATGCTCTATGTCCCGTTCCTCAACTATTCCGACGGCAATCTCGACGCGACGCGCGAGATGCTGATCGACCCGCAATCGGTGCCCGGCCTGTCCGACGGTGGCGCGCATTGCGGCATCATCTGCGATGCGAGCTTTCCGACCTATCTGCTGACGCACTGGACGCGCGACCGCACGCGCGGCGAGAAGCTGTCGATCCCGTTCGTGGTCGCGGCGCAGTCGCGCAAGACTGCGCTCTCGGTCGGCCTCACCGACCGCGGCCTGATTGCGCCCGGCTACAAGGCTGACCTCAACTTGATCGACTATGACCGCCTGCACCTGCACCCGCCGAAGGTGCATTACGATCTGCCGGTCGGCGGCCGACGGCTGTTGCAGGACGTCGATGGCTATGAGGCCACCATCGTGTCGGGCGTGGTGACGCGGCGCCATGGCGAGGCCACGGGCCGCCGGCCGGGCAAGCTGATTCGCGGCGCGCAGGCGGTGAACTAA
- a CDS encoding MFS transporter has protein sequence MSAQGTPEVAGKSARASNATPKGAWTVTFLLFLFMLVNFADKIVVGLAGVPIMTDLKLAPEQFGLLGSSFFFLFSISAIVVGFIVNKVPTRWVLLALATVWALAQFPMVGTVSFTTLLICRVVLGAGEGPAFSVAAHAVYKWFPDEKRTLPTAILSQGSAFGVILAVPALNWVIVNHSWHYAFGALGVVGLIWVCAWLALGKEGPLEDTQALTATEPKIPYLQLLTSRTFIGCVAATFGAYWALSLGLTWFTPFIVKGLGFSQSQAGFISILPWVFGATIVILTGWISQVMMARGYNTRAARGVLGSVPLVIGGLILAIMPHVNGAGLQIALLVVGSGLCGAIYVVCPPMLGEFTPTSQRGAILAIYGALYTLAGIVAPAVMGAMIQRAGSTIDGYMTGFTINAAIMVGSGLLGLLLLWPNTERARLTRGAATQGAALKGAVSPT, from the coding sequence ATGAGCGCTCAGGGAACGCCAGAGGTAGCGGGCAAGTCGGCAAGGGCGTCCAACGCGACGCCAAAAGGCGCCTGGACCGTCACCTTTCTCCTATTCCTCTTCATGCTCGTGAACTTCGCCGACAAGATCGTCGTGGGTCTCGCCGGCGTGCCGATCATGACCGATCTGAAGCTCGCCCCGGAGCAGTTCGGCCTGCTCGGCTCGTCGTTCTTCTTCCTGTTCTCGATCTCCGCCATCGTGGTCGGCTTCATCGTCAACAAGGTGCCGACGCGTTGGGTGCTGCTGGCTCTCGCCACGGTCTGGGCGCTTGCGCAGTTTCCGATGGTTGGCACCGTCTCCTTCACGACGCTCTTGATCTGCCGCGTCGTGCTGGGTGCCGGCGAAGGCCCGGCTTTCTCGGTCGCCGCGCACGCCGTCTACAAATGGTTCCCCGATGAGAAGCGCACGCTGCCGACCGCAATCCTGTCGCAAGGCTCGGCCTTCGGCGTGATCCTCGCGGTGCCGGCGCTGAACTGGGTTATCGTCAATCATTCCTGGCATTATGCCTTCGGCGCGCTCGGCGTCGTCGGCCTGATCTGGGTCTGTGCCTGGCTCGCGCTCGGCAAGGAAGGGCCGCTGGAGGACACGCAGGCCCTGACCGCAACCGAGCCGAAGATCCCCTACTTGCAGCTTCTCACCTCGCGCACCTTCATCGGCTGCGTCGCGGCGACCTTCGGTGCCTATTGGGCGTTGTCGCTCGGCCTGACCTGGTTCACGCCGTTCATCGTCAAGGGGCTCGGCTTCTCGCAGAGCCAGGCCGGCTTCATTTCCATCCTCCCCTGGGTGTTCGGCGCCACCATCGTCATTCTCACGGGGTGGATCTCGCAGGTGATGATGGCGCGCGGCTACAACACCCGCGCGGCGCGCGGCGTTCTCGGCTCGGTACCGCTGGTGATCGGTGGGCTGATCCTGGCGATCATGCCGCACGTCAACGGCGCAGGCCTCCAGATCGCATTGCTCGTGGTCGGCTCGGGCCTGTGCGGGGCGATCTATGTCGTCTGCCCGCCCATGCTGGGCGAGTTCACGCCGACCTCGCAGCGCGGCGCCATCCTCGCGATCTACGGTGCGCTCTACACGCTCGCCGGTATCGTCGCGCCGGCCGTGATGGGGGCGATGATCCAGCGCGCCGGCAGCACGATCGACGGCTACATGACCGGCTTCACCATCAACGCCGCGATCATGGTCGGCTCCGGCCTGCTCGGCCTGCTCCTGCTCTGGCCGAACACCGAGCGTGCCAGGCTGACGCGCGGTGCCGCGACGCAAGGCGCAGCGCTGAAGGGCGCGGTCTCGCCAACGTAA